The following is a genomic window from Marinobacter sp. NP-4(2019).
GTGGGGTGATCACTGTAGTCTCTTGCGGGTTGCAGAAGTGCAAACGGGCAAGCCCTGCTTTCTGGTGCACAGGCTGGATGCAGACGCGGCCGGACTGATGCTCATTGCTCACGACAGCAAGGCAGCAGCAGCCCTGTCAGAATGTTTTGCCGGACGAGCGCTGCGGAAGGTCTATCACGCCCGGGTGTGTGGCAAGCTGGAGGCACAGGCACTGACCATCGACACACCTGTGGACAACAAGGAAGCCATCAGCCATATCACCACGTTGACCACTGGAGCGTCCGAGCCTGATACCAACACAGTAGTCGAAGTGATCATTGAGACCGGACGGAAACACCAGATTCGGCAACACCTTGCGGGGCTGGGACATCCGATCGTCGGTGACCGGCTGTACGGCAAGCCGGATACGCTGCCATTGCAATTGGTGGCAGTCGAGCTTGAGTTCAATTGCCCGTTGACTCGAAAGAAGCGGTTGCTTCAACTGCCTCCATCCCTTAATGGCGTTTTGCCCACCACTCCATAAACAAAAGGCCAGCATTGGCTGGCCTCTCCAGAACGGTTTTTGCCGTTACACTTTATAAAAATCCCGATACCAGTCCACAAAGTTGGCTATGCCCTCTTCCACCGTGGTAGACGGTTTGTAGCCCACGTCGTTGATCAGATCGTCTACATTGGCGTAGGTGGCCGGCACATCGCCCGGCTGCAGTGGCAGCAGGTTCTTTTCTGCCTTTTTACCCACCCGTTCTTCAATGATCTCAATAAAACGGGACAGTTCCACCGGGTTGTTGCTACCGATGTTGTAGAGGCGGTATGGCCCCTTACTGGTGCCTGGATCCGGCTTGTCCCCGCTCCAGCCAACGTTGGGTTCCGCCACATGGTCCAGGGTGCGGATCACGCCTTCCACGATGTCATCAATGTAGGTGAAATCCCGCTTGTGATGCCCATGGTTGAAAACGTCGATCGGTTCGCCGGCCAGGATCTTTCGTGTAAAGATAAACAGCGCCATGTCCGGTCGCCCCCACGGACCGTATACCGTGAAAAAGCGGAGCCCCGTGGTCGGCATGTTGTAGAGATGACTGTAGGTGTGAGCCATTAGCTCATTGGCCTTCTTGGAGGCAGCATACAGGCTCAGGGGGTGATCCACGTTGTCATGGACGGAGAATGGCATGGCTTCGTTGGCGCCGTATACGGAGCTGCTGGAGGCGTACACCAGGTGCTTCACATCATTGTGACGACAACCTTCCAGGATATTCATGAAACCAACCAGGTTCGCATCCACGTAGGCATGCGGATTTTCCAGCGAGTAGCGAACGCCAGCCTGGGCTGCCAGATGCACTACCCGCTCCGGTTTTTGGTCACGGAACAGCGCTTCCATGGCCTCCCGGTCAGCAACGTCCTTGCGCACCTCGGTAAAGCCCGGCTTACCCGTCAGTCTCGCCAGCCGGGCTTCTTTCAGGCTAACGTCGTAATAATCGTTGACGTTATCCACGCCGATCACCTCGTCACCGCGATCGAGTAAGCGATGAGCGAGGTGAGAGCCGATGAAACCGGCGGTTCCCGTAACCAGGATTTTCAAGTCTTTTCTCCTTATCAGCCCCTATCAGAAACGAACACCAGCACTCACAAAGGGGCCACCCAGGTCGACGTCCAGCTTGTCATCGTCGTCTTCGTAATCGATGGAGATTTCGCGATAGCCGGCGCGCAGCTGGAGCATCGCAATCTCGTACTGGCCATAAGCGTTATAGTCGTAGACTGAATCACCGTCAAAGCTGATCAGGTTGGCCTCACCACCAACCGACACACCCGTAAGCGGCAGGTCGAACCGGGCTGCCAGGTATCCCATGGGCACAACCGCGTCAATTTCGGATTCGCTGGCTGCGGTGCCATTCACTTCCTGAACTGTTAGCTCACCGTCCATATCACGAACTGTCAGGCCCAGGTCCAGGTTGACCCAGTTATCCAGAATTTCGTAATAGAGAGTCAGATCCAACTGATCCAGATCCAGATCAGATTGGACTTCAGTGACGCCACTCAAGACAATGATATTGTCAAAGTTGGCACCGAGTTCGCCACGACCACTTTGTTCAATCGTCGTGTAGTTCAGGCGAACATTCGGCAGCAGCGGAATCGGGTGCTCAATGTAGGCACTCAGGTTGGCATTGGAATCACTGCTCAGATCCAGGTCGTTCTCGACGTCTACCACATCGCCATTGGACGCGGCCTTACCAGAAAGATCCGAATCCCAATAGCTTACATTGGCGCCCAGACCGACAACATCCGCGCTCGCCAGTGGTGCTGTCAGGGCCATTGCGCCCCCCACGGCCAGAATCAGTTTACGCATAAAACACCCATTGTCTGTTTTTTGGTTCTTTTCGATCAATCGAACTGGATACCCAGCCGACGACCTACCTCTTCATAGGTTTCAATCACGTCACCCAGTCCCTGGCGGAAACGGTCCTTGTCCATCTTCTTGCGGGTTTCCTTATCCCAGATACGACAACCGTCCGGGCTGAATTCGTCACCCAGCACGATCTGCCCGCCGGAACGACCAAACTCCAGCTTGTAATCCACCAGCAGCATGCCGGCATTATCAAACAGGCTTTTGAGCACATCGTTCACTTTATAGGTAAGTTCCTTCATTTTCGCGAGTTCATCTGCGGTTGCCCAGCCAAAGCTGACTGCCAGAGACTCATTCACCATCGGATCGTGCAACTCGTCGTTCTTGAGGAACAGCTCGAAAGTGGGCGGATTGAGGTTTTGCCCCTCTTCCACACCCAGTCGACGGCACAGGCTTCCCGCGGAGACGTTACGCACCACGCACTCCACCGGGATCATATCCAGTTTCTTGACCAGCGATTCGGTGGGCGAAAGCAACCCCTCAAAATGGGTGGGCACACCCGCCGCTTCCAGCTTTTCCATGATGAACGCATTGAAGCGGTTGTTCACCATACCCTTACGATTCAGTTGCTCTTTCTTCTCACCATCGAAGGCAGAGGTATCGTCACGGAACACAAGGACAAATCGCTCGGGATCATCGGTGCGATAAACGGATTTGGCTTTACCCGCGTAAAGTTCTTCGCGCTTTTCCATTTCAGGTCTCCGGAAATGCCGGCCACGTGCCGGCACCTCATGATTAATAAAGGTATTCAAACAGCTCTGAAAGCAATTCGGATGAGCGGTCATCGCCGTCATATCCCGATGCGCGGGAAGCGGTCACCACCAGGACATCCCCTTGTTCCTGTAGACGCACATCGAAGGTGTGCTTCGGTTTCTCATCATCACCGAACCAGTCGAACCATCCGGATTCCCGCTCGGATTCGCTACGGAAATCGACATTAAACCAGCCTTCGCTGCGGTTCAGGTCCAGAACGGGAACGCCAGCGTCATCAAGCGCACGACTGACCTCAGACCAGGCGCGACCGTAGTCCAGGTCCATTTCGACAGCTACCGGCGTCTCGTTTTCAGAAATCAGGCGAACCAGCGGTTCAGCGGTCATGCCCAGGGCTGCCCGGGAGTACGACTTGCTCTCCTCACGGCCTCGCAGGAACTGCCCCATGTCGCTAAGCAACCTTTTGCTGGTGGCAAGCCCCTCTTCCGTTGGTTCGGCACCGGTCTGCCAGGCCAGCAGCTCATCGGGGTTGCCGTCGACTTCATGCACCCGCAGTTGAACTTCAGTGGTCTTGCGACGAACGCCGGGGGCCACCCGGGCCTGAACGACCAGCATGTCTTCCGCTGACCCGGGCTCACTCTCCAGATCCAGCAGGGTTCTGGCACGCTTGCTGAAATTCACCAACTCACTTTGCAGGAGCCCAAGTTGCGGACTGTCATGGGCAACGCCCAGACCACGCTCGTTCATATAGGAGGAAACAGACGGCCAGACGCGGCCCGGCACGTCATTGACCAGCAGCCACATCTGCCCATCGAGCTCCTCAACTACGTAGTTCTCATCGAGGATTTCGGATGTCATATCCGGTGGCTCTGGAATAGACGATCGATACATGCGACCGGAATCCGCAGTGATCACGTCACGTATGGGCATGGCCTGGCCAAAACGGCTTTCGTCTGCGGTCTCGGGGAGACGGAGCTCATCTCCTTCCTGCGCATTAACGTATCGTTCCGACCGATCTTCCAGAAGGCTGCAACCACTGGCAGCCAGTACAAACATCAGGCCGGTTGCCGGCGCAACCGAACCCAGTACACGTTTTACTTCTGTCCTGAAAAGGAACGCCATCAGGCTACTCCAGGTTCTTTGGTGGTACGGAAAACTCAGAGTACGCCCGAGGCCTTCAGGGCATCTTCCACTTCTTTGTGAAATTTCTCGCTAAGAGGCGTCAACGGCAGGCGGATGCCCTCCCCGATCATACCCATACGGCATAGCGCCCACTTCACGGGAATCGGATTGGCTTCCAGGAACAGCTTGCGATTCAGGGGCATCAACAGTTCGTTGAGGCGCTCAGTTTCTTCACGGTTACCAGCAATGGCAGCCGCGCACAACTGGGACATGCCCCTGGGTGCGACATTGGCGGTTACCGACACGTTACCCTTGGCACCGGCCAGCATCAGTTCAGCGGCTGTTGCATCATCACCGGAATACACGGCCAAGCGCCCCTTGACCGCTTCGATCAGCTCAGATCCCCTAGGGATATTACCCGTGGCATCCTTGATGCCAATAATATTGGGGATATCCGCCAGGCGCTCGACGGTCTCGTTCAGCATGTCACACGCCGTACGCCCGGGAACGTTGTAAAGCATCTGGTTCATCCCAGGCACAGCTTCAGCAATGGTTTTGAAATGCTGGTAAAGCCCTTCCTGGGTAGGCTTGTTGTAGTACGGCACCACCAGCAGGCAGGCATCCGCGCCCAGCTTGTGGGCCTCGCTGGTGAGCTCGATGGCTTCACGCGTGCTGTTGCCTCCGGTACCGGCGATTACGGGAATACGACCATTGACCCGCTTTATGATGTGACCGATGACCCGACAATGCTCATCCGGGTCCAGCGTTGCGGATTCGCCAGTGGTACCCACGGCGACGATACCATCCGTGCCGTTTTCAATATGAAAGTCCACCAGCTTGTCCAGATCCTCCCAGTGGATATCACCGTTGGGATGCATGGGCGTGACCAGTGCGACAAGGCTACCCGTAATCATAAAAGCTCCGTCCGAATAAAACCGATATGGTAATGTTGGGTGCGAACTGACACAAGGGAATTAAAGGAGATGTCATGCCAGCAGTTGCACTAAACCAACCCGTTGATGATTTTGAAGCCCCGGCAACCGGTGACCAGACGATCCGGCTATCGGATCTCAGGGGCAAAAACGTCGTGATCTATTTCTATCCCAAGGATAATACACCGGGTTGCACCACCGAGGGCCAGGACTTTCGTGATCGCATGGATGCCTTCGAGGCCATGGATACCGTCATCCTGGGCGTCTCCCGCGATGGTCTGAAGGCCCACGAGAACTTCCGCGCCAAACACCAGTTCCCGTTCCACCTGATTTCAGACAAAGATGAGACGGTTTGCCAGCATTTCGACGTGATCAAGCTTAAAAAACTTTACGGTAAAGAGTATATGGGCATTGACCGGAGCACGTTCCTGATCGACAAAGAAGGCGTCCTTCGCCAGGAATGGCGGGGCGTAAAAGTCAAAGACCATGCCGATGAGGTGCTCGAAGCGGTCAGAAACCTCTAGGCCCCCTCAATATCCTCAAACTCGTCCACTGGCAGGCTGTCCTTGACTGGCCACGCGGAAAACACGGCCTTGAGCATGGTCGCCAGTGGAATGGCAAAGAATACCCCCCACAGACCCCAGATCCCGCCAAAAAACAGCACCGCCACAATGATGGCAACCGGGTGCAGATTATTCACCTCCGAAAACAGCACCGGCACCAGTACGTTTCCGTCGAGCCCCTGAATAATGCCGTAGGCCACCATCACCCAGATGAAATGGGAGCCCCACCCGAAGGCAAACAGCGCAATCATCGCCACCGGAATGGTGACGACCGCGGCACCGATATAGGGAATGACCACGCTCAGCCCCACCAGCAATGCCAGCAAAGCGGCATAAGGCATCCCCAAAAGCTTGAATGTCACGTAAGTAACGCCGCCAACAATGAGAATCTCAACCGCCTTACCCCTGACGTAATTGGCACATTGCAGGTTCACCTCATGCCAGATGCGCAGCATCATCGGGCGCTGGGGAGGCAGCAGATGGGAAATCGATGTCAGCAACAGGTTGCGATCCTTGAGGAAAAAGAACACCAGGATCGGCACCAGCACCATGTAGATGAGCAACGCCACAAGATCCGGAATGCTGGACAAGGAGAAAGAAACCAGCCATTGAGTCAGGTGCCCGGCTTCGGTACTGATCTGCCGGTAAATAGTGTTGACCGCTTCCATGGAAATGAGCGTGGGGTATTCCTGGGGCAGCAATTCCAGATAGGACTGCATCTCACGGATAATCCGGGGCGCCTCTCCCGCGAGGGACGTTACCTGGGTCCAGATCAGTGGCAGCAGGCCAAAGATAAAGCCAACCAGGATTCCCAGGAAGATGATGAATACGCCGAGAATGGAAACCATCTCCGGTATTCCCATCCGTGTCAGTTTTGTCACCAACCCCTGCAGGATGAAGGCAATAATGACTGAAGCGATAGCCGGCGCGAGCATTGCGCCAAACAAGATAACGAATATCGTGCCCGCAACCAGTATCAGAAAAAGAATGACAGCTTCTTCATCTGAAAAGTATTTGTGGGCAAGACCGCGTAAAATTCTGACCATGTACATCTCCGTGGAATCACGGCAGGAGGCGTTAGTGCCGAATCATCAACCGCCGCACTTTATCACAAACCGAAAACAGCCATCCGCTTCCGTTGAGCTCACGAGCCGGTGTTTCGAGAGCTTCAGGAAGGCCGGGATATCACGTGCCGACCCGGCATCGGTTGCTATCACCTCCAACTCTTCGCCCGGTGACATGCTGCTCAGTTCGAGCTTGGTTTTTAACAATGGCATCGGGCAACGCAGCCCGGATGCATCAAGAATTCGCTCAGCCATGGGAACAGGTAACCTTGCAGAACTGCATTCACGAGGCGGCATTATGCCGACACGCCCCGCTGAATGCACCTCAAACGTAATTAATGAAATGTACCAGAACTTTTAATGGCAAAATGCGGTCATATCAAGCGATTTAACAACGGTAGTCCATATTGATGAGCATGCTTTTTCCACCCCCGAGACCGGCACGTTCGTGGCTGATTCATTACCTGGTGGCACTAATGATCCTGCTGCCGGGCGCCGCCCATGCCCAGGAAAGCTCACTCCCCTCTATTGGCGGGGCAGGAGGCGGCCTGATCTCAGAGCAACAGGAATCGGAGATCGGCCGCCAGGTGATGGTGTCCATCCGGCGATCTGCGCCACAGATTACCGACCCTCTGGTCTACAGCTACCTGAACGACGTCATCTATCGCCTGGTGCCGTCCGCTCCCCTGAAAAACCGCGATCTGACCCTTGCGATTATCGATAGCCCTGACATCAACGCCTTTGCGGTGCCTGGAAGCATTGTCGGAATCAACGGCGGGTTGGTCCTCAATGCCAGCAGCGAACAGCAGTTTGCCTCGGTACTGGCGCACGAACTCGCCCATCTGAGCCAACGGCATTTTGCCCGCCGGATGGAACAGCAGGAAACCAGCGCCCCGCTGACAATCGCAGGCATGCTCGCCGGTATTGTGCTGTCCGCCGTTACCCAATCCGATATTGGCATTGCAGCCATTGCCGGTACCCAGGCGCTGTCTGTGCAGAACATGCTTGCCTACAGCCGCGCCCATGAACAGGAGGCCGACCGTGTGGGCATGGAGATCCTCGCAGACGCCGGCATGGATCCACGCGGCATGCCGGAAATGTTCGAAACCATGATGAAGCAGAACCGACTGCAGGGCAGCCGCCTGCCGGAATACCTGTCAACACACCCCCTGACCCAAAGCCGGGTATCGGACACCCGTAACCGGGCAGAACAGTATCCGGATCGCGACATCCAGGACACGCAGGAGTATCACCTGATCCGCTCACGACTTCAGGTTCACTACGCCCGTTCCGCCAAAATGGCAGTCGATACTTTCCAGGATTACCTCGAACGCCCCGACACCGAGAAAACTGATGCCATCCGCTATGGCCTGGCGGTGGCGCACCTCCGAAACAGGGACCCCGCCAGCGCCGTTGAAATTCTGGAGGATTTGCTGAACGGCAACCCGGGACGCATCACTTATACGGTTACTCTTGCGGAAGCGCTGATTGATCAGCAACGACTGGACCGGGCCAGAAACCTGCTCAGAGAGGGCCTGTCCCGCAATCCCGGCAACTACCCCATCACCTACACCCTCGCCAGACTGGAGACAGCGAACGGCAACGGTGAGGCGGCGGCGGAATACCTTCGACAACTGACCAGACAAATGCCCCGCCAGGAACATCTCTGGAGCCGTTTGGCAGAGGCGGAAGGGCTGGCGAGGAACATAGTCGGTGTCCACCGGGCCAGGGCGGAATACGAAGCGCTGATGGGAGATCTAGAAGCGGCCCAAAGGCAGCTGCGGCAGGCACAGGAAAAACTTCCCGCAGGCGCACCCATGCGTCAGGTAGTGACCGAGCGTCTCGCCGAAATCACGGAGAGACTGAATGCACAGCGGAGCTGATGCCCCGCTGCCAGCCCCTCATCAGGCGTTACCTGCAGCCTTCAGGTTCATTCCGGCGGTAAAATCCAGCATGCGCTGAAGCGGCCGGAGGGCCTGTTCCCGCAGCTCCTCCCCCACCAGCACTTCCTGGTTCCCGTTCTCCAGCACGTGGAGCAGATTCTCCAGGCCATTCATGGCCATCCACGGGCAATGGGCGCAGCTGCGACAGGTCGCGCCATTGCCGGCGGTGGGCGCCTCAATCAGGGTTTTGTTCGGCGCCAACTGCTGCATCTTGTAAAAAATGCCATTGTCTGTCGCGACGATGAACTGCTCATTGGGCAACGTCTGCACCGCGTGGATCAATTGCGATGTCGAGCCAACAACATCCGCCATCTCAACCACAGCGTCCGGTGACTCCGGATGCACCAGCACCGCTGCGTCCGGATATATGGCTTTCAGGTCTTCCAGACCGCGGAACTTGAACTCCTCATGGACAATACAGGAGCCGTCCCACAACAGCATGTCGGCACCGGTGGTCTTCTGCACATAGTGCCCCAGGTGCTTGTCAGGAGCCCACAGAATCTTCTCACCCCTGGCATCCAGGGATTCCACAATGGATTGGGCACAACTGGAGGTAACGACCCAGTCTGCCCTAGCCTTTACTGCAGCGGAGGTATTCGCGTAGACCACAACCGTACGATCCGGGTGTTGGTCACAGAATTCCGCGAACTCATCCGCCGGGCACCCCACATCCAGAGAGCATGTGGCCTCAAGGGTAGGCATCAACACGCGCTTTTCCGGATTCAGGATCTTGGCGGTTTCACCCATAAAACGAACGCCGGCCACAACAACCGTAGAAGCGGGGTGCTGATTGCCAAAACGCGCCATCTCCAGGGAGTCTGCGACACAGCCGCCGGTTTCCTCCGCCAGACGCTGAATATCGGGGTCGGTGTAATAATGGGCGACCAGTACTGCATCCTGGTCCTCCAGCGCCTGCCGGATACGTGCCTCCAACCCGGCCTTTTCGTCCTCACTCAACGGTTTGGGTTCAGCCTGGTGCGCCAGATGCTCCTGAACCAGAATCCGGTCTTCAGATCGTGTCATTACTGCGTCTCTGTGTTTCGTTGACGTTTGGATTATACCATTGGGAACGTTCACGCAAAAAAAAAGAGCCCGAAGGCTCTTTTTTCAGACAAGAAGCCAGTAGCTTCCCATCTTATTGGTGGGTCGTGAAGGATTCGAACCTTCGACCAATTGGTTAAAAGCCAACTGCTCTACCAACTGAGCTAACGACCCATGACTGTTGATCCATTCTTCAACTCTGCGAGCTTTCGCATCTCTGTCAGGACCGAGCACCGCAACCACTCAGCCAGTTGCCATGCCCCGAATTTGGTGGGTCGTGAAGGATTCGAACCTTCGACCAATTGGTTAAAAGCCAACTGCTCTACCAACTGAGCTAACGACCCAAACGAGGCGCATATAGTAATGATTTTTTGCCGTTGATCAACCCCTTTTCTCAGGTTTCTCAACATTCTTTCAGTGCTGGTTATTAACTGCCCAAAGAATCCAGGTACTTTTGTGCCAGTTCGGCCGCATTGGTCCCGGGATAGTTACGAACGACCGACTCCATCCGGCTTTTCGCCTCGGACTTTTCATCCAGGCGATCCAGTGTGACCCCCAGCTTATAGACCGCATCCGGAGCTTTCCGATGATCGGCATAACGGGTTGCAACAATGGTGAACGCTTGCTTGGCCTGCTCCAGCTGTGGCTTGACCAGGTACACCTCACCCAGCCAGTAATAAGCATTGACGGACAAATCACCTTCCGGATACTGATCGACAAAGTCGTATATCCGGTTGATGGCTTCGTCGTAATTCTTTTCCTTGTGGATAAGGTCCTGAATTTGCTCGTAGGCCTTGCGTTCGTCGGCTCCCGGCTGACGATAAACCTTGGTCACTGGTTTCTCGGTCGCCGCGGCATCCGCAGTATTACCACCCTGGGCGTCACTGGCAACCGCCTCGCTGGAAGACACCTTCTCGGACAGCTCGAGAATTCGCTGGTCCAGATCGATGTAACGATCCCGGGATTGCCGGGTCAGCCGGTCAATCAGGTTTCTCTGCTCCTCGACTTCACCCTGAAGCCGGCGTACCTCACCCTGCAGTTGCTGAATCATATAGAACAACTCAGCGTTTGCCTGACTGTCGCTCGCCTTTTGGCGGGCTTCGGAAGCGTTGTCCTGAAACACCGGTGTCGAAGATTGCGCCAGCGCGCATCCCGCTGACCCAAAGGCCAGCGAGAGAACGGCCGTCGCCATGAGCAAATGTCTCATGGGAGATCCTGTGGCTGTCTAACGGTTACTCAAAAACGAGTTCAACGCGACGGTTCTGAGCCCAGGCACTCTCGTTAGAGCCCATGACCGCCGGTTTTTCCTCACCATAGCTTACGGTTTCCATCTGACCACGGGAAGCACCATTCACGATCAGGAACCGTTCAACAGCGTTGGCACGACGCTCACCCAGTGCCAGGTTGTATTCCTTCGTGCCACGCTCGTCGGCATGGCCTTCCAGGCGCACCTGTTGGCCAGGGTTGTTTGCCAGGTATTGAGCGTGTGCCACCAGTACTTCGCGAGCCTCCGCCTTGATCTCGGCAGTATCGAAGTCAAAGTAGAAGGTCGTGATATTACGCATGGCTTCCTGCTCTGCCCGCTCCTCGCGCGCTCGCAACTCTTCGTCGGTCAGGTCGGAAGCAGACACACCGCCTCCGTCACTGCCACCGTACACAGTGCTGCCGCCATCCTGGTCTACGGCCGACACGTCGGACCCGTATTCATCTTCACCCATGGTCTCGCCAGTGGAGCTACAACCGGCAACCAGGCCAAGGGACAGAACCATTGCAAACGCTTTCTGGTGAACTGAAAATTTCATGATCTTTCCTTCCTGTTGATTGACTGTTATCTCGTGTCTTGATTAAGAAGAACCCTCAGGGCGATTCCTGATTAACGGATAACCGGCGACCATGCCGGCTCCCTGACGTCACCTTCGGATGCCGGAAGGCTGTAGGCAGCCCCGCCGTCCGCGGAAATAACCGTCAGTACGCTGGTACCACTTTGCTTGGTGGCATAAATCAGCATCCTTCCATTTGGCGCAAGAGACGGAGACTCATCGGACGCCGTCCGGGTCAGCACCGTTTCCTCGCCATTGCTCAAGTCCGTGCGAGCGATATGAAATCCACCATTACGTTGATGGACGTAATATACATACTTTCCCTGACTGTCCGGCCTTGGGCGGGCGTTATACCGACTACCAAAGGTAATTCTCCGGGGCTCCGCCGTCTCACTGGACTTGTGATAGATCTGCGGGCCACCCGAGCGATCGGAGGTAAAGAATATACCCTCGCCAGTGTGGTCCCAGGTCCCTTCGGTATCGATGGACCAGTGATTGGTCAGCCGCTTCAGGTTCCGGCTTTCAATATCCATACGATAGATTTCGGCGTTACCATCCTTGGATAGGGTCAGCAACAGCGAGCGACCATCTCTGGACCAGGCCGGCGCCGAATTCAGCCCGCGGAAATCGGCTACCCGGGTGCGATTTCCGGAGCCCAGTTCATGGATATACACGGCCGGCTTGCCGGTTTCGAAGGACACATACGCCAGCTTTCTGCCATCCGGCGACCAGGCTGGAGAAAGAATCGGCTCTTTGCTTTCCAGGCGTACACGCGCCCGCTTGCCATCTACATCACTCACCTGAAGCCGATAACGCGGCTCACCATTGACTGTATCCAGGGTGACGTAGGCAAGCTTGGTTGAAAAGGCACCCGGCACGCCGGTAATTGCCTCATAAACCTTATCACTGATGTGATGGGCCAGGGTGCGCATGTTACCGACGCTGGCACTGGCAGCCTCACCGAGAATGCGTTCCTCGCGGTTGACGTCCAGCAACTCATAACGGGCTTCCACCCGGTCCCCATTACGGCTCAGTTGGCCAACCAGCACATATCGCTGCCCCAGCAGACGCCAGTCCCGAAAATAGACCTCTG
Proteins encoded in this region:
- a CDS encoding pseudouridine synthase family protein; its protein translation is MRTIVDFTLKKPQIAVDALSDATGLSKQRIKDAMAKGACRWTYKGKQVRLRKAKREVKAGTRLQLFYDDIVLARKAEPAELLTDFGKYSLWFKPHGLLAQGSQWGDHCSLLRVAEVQTGKPCFLVHRLDADAAGLMLIAHDSKAAAALSECFAGRALRKVYHARVCGKLEAQALTIDTPVDNKEAISHITTLTTGASEPDTNTVVEVIIETGRKHQIRQHLAGLGHPIVGDRLYGKPDTLPLQLVAVELEFNCPLTRKKRLLQLPPSLNGVLPTTP
- a CDS encoding NAD-dependent epimerase; translated protein: MKILVTGTAGFIGSHLAHRLLDRGDEVIGVDNVNDYYDVSLKEARLARLTGKPGFTEVRKDVADREAMEALFRDQKPERVVHLAAQAGVRYSLENPHAYVDANLVGFMNILEGCRHNDVKHLVYASSSSVYGANEAMPFSVHDNVDHPLSLYAASKKANELMAHTYSHLYNMPTTGLRFFTVYGPWGRPDMALFIFTRKILAGEPIDVFNHGHHKRDFTYIDDIVEGVIRTLDHVAEPNVGWSGDKPDPGTSKGPYRLYNIGSNNPVELSRFIEIIEERVGKKAEKNLLPLQPGDVPATYANVDDLINDVGYKPSTTVEEGIANFVDWYRDFYKV
- a CDS encoding TIGR04219 family outer membrane beta-barrel protein; translated protein: MRKLILAVGGAMALTAPLASADVVGLGANVSYWDSDLSGKAASNGDVVDVENDLDLSSDSNANLSAYIEHPIPLLPNVRLNYTTIEQSGRGELGANFDNIIVLSGVTEVQSDLDLDQLDLTLYYEILDNWVNLDLGLTVRDMDGELTVQEVNGTAASESEIDAVVPMGYLAARFDLPLTGVSVGGEANLISFDGDSVYDYNAYGQYEIAMLQLRAGYREISIDYEDDDDKLDVDLGGPFVSAGVRF
- the purC gene encoding phosphoribosylaminoimidazolesuccinocarboxamide synthase, which encodes MEKREELYAGKAKSVYRTDDPERFVLVFRDDTSAFDGEKKEQLNRKGMVNNRFNAFIMEKLEAAGVPTHFEGLLSPTESLVKKLDMIPVECVVRNVSAGSLCRRLGVEEGQNLNPPTFELFLKNDELHDPMVNESLAVSFGWATADELAKMKELTYKVNDVLKSLFDNAGMLLVDYKLEFGRSGGQIVLGDEFSPDGCRIWDKETRKKMDKDRFRQGLGDVIETYEEVGRRLGIQFD
- the bamC gene encoding outer membrane protein assembly factor BamC, whose protein sequence is MAFLFRTEVKRVLGSVAPATGLMFVLAASGCSLLEDRSERYVNAQEGDELRLPETADESRFGQAMPIRDVITADSGRMYRSSIPEPPDMTSEILDENYVVEELDGQMWLLVNDVPGRVWPSVSSYMNERGLGVAHDSPQLGLLQSELVNFSKRARTLLDLESEPGSAEDMLVVQARVAPGVRRKTTEVQLRVHEVDGNPDELLAWQTGAEPTEEGLATSKRLLSDMGQFLRGREESKSYSRAALGMTAEPLVRLISENETPVAVEMDLDYGRAWSEVSRALDDAGVPVLDLNRSEGWFNVDFRSESERESGWFDWFGDDEKPKHTFDVRLQEQGDVLVVTASRASGYDGDDRSSELLSELFEYLY
- the dapA gene encoding 4-hydroxy-tetrahydrodipicolinate synthase → MITGSLVALVTPMHPNGDIHWEDLDKLVDFHIENGTDGIVAVGTTGESATLDPDEHCRVIGHIIKRVNGRIPVIAGTGGNSTREAIELTSEAHKLGADACLLVVPYYNKPTQEGLYQHFKTIAEAVPGMNQMLYNVPGRTACDMLNETVERLADIPNIIGIKDATGNIPRGSELIEAVKGRLAVYSGDDATAAELMLAGAKGNVSVTANVAPRGMSQLCAAAIAGNREETERLNELLMPLNRKLFLEANPIPVKWALCRMGMIGEGIRLPLTPLSEKFHKEVEDALKASGVL
- a CDS encoding peroxiredoxin, yielding MPAVALNQPVDDFEAPATGDQTIRLSDLRGKNVVIYFYPKDNTPGCTTEGQDFRDRMDAFEAMDTVILGVSRDGLKAHENFRAKHQFPFHLISDKDETVCQHFDVIKLKKLYGKEYMGIDRSTFLIDKEGVLRQEWRGVKVKDHADEVLEAVRNL
- a CDS encoding AI-2E family transporter, whose amino-acid sequence is MVRILRGLAHKYFSDEEAVILFLILVAGTIFVILFGAMLAPAIASVIIAFILQGLVTKLTRMGIPEMVSILGVFIIFLGILVGFIFGLLPLIWTQVTSLAGEAPRIIREMQSYLELLPQEYPTLISMEAVNTIYRQISTEAGHLTQWLVSFSLSSIPDLVALLIYMVLVPILVFFFLKDRNLLLTSISHLLPPQRPMMLRIWHEVNLQCANYVRGKAVEILIVGGVTYVTFKLLGMPYAALLALLVGLSVVIPYIGAAVVTIPVAMIALFAFGWGSHFIWVMVAYGIIQGLDGNVLVPVLFSEVNNLHPVAIIVAVLFFGGIWGLWGVFFAIPLATMLKAVFSAWPVKDSLPVDEFEDIEGA
- a CDS encoding sulfurtransferase TusA family protein, whose amino-acid sequence is MAERILDASGLRCPMPLLKTKLELSSMSPGEELEVIATDAGSARDIPAFLKLSKHRLVSSTEADGCFRFVIKCGG